One window of the Endomicrobium proavitum genome contains the following:
- a CDS encoding autotransporter outer membrane beta-barrel domain-containing protein codes for MKRLLFLTLALSFAFVFATSVKAETYTGDFLLYDGLSVNTNGGALYLPGGQTTFDTLITSFTNNSSGYYGSGGAIFIGRNGQYATLIFNGDTYFGNNSKNAIVVDYGSKVYFNGHTHIFENNTPNAISFGGNDETLVQFSSANVFFRNNAISANGFSGNYAAGVPGVPDSSYIIFNNSTVTFTNRNGSTFVESANNGAVFNGGTVIFDSNSVSINFSNSFDQIVFNPNSVEFNYNYSNGNGIQVKDLDRFLNFKLSAAGNKSQNGGFLNFVSTSVVFNKEIEFIGNSAVNGGAIYADNSVLTFNNKTTFKNNASQNSGGAIYLQNSTANFNSANGEILFSSNSSQGKVNDIYANNSVLNFNTVNNAITVSNIKTENFSYINKTGNGTLYFDWDAYNNGYNSTTLNNTIFDISAGTVTVYSYYEQSKGALIANNAYLNFGTVIFTSNTNNNGGAVYANNANVSVAGMTAAFEGNVAANSGGAIYASNSIVKFGNLTTRFDSNKAAFGGAIAISGGSLELNNGVTTNMQFGPTFIKNSATNNGGAIYAIDGAKINDTNYNVITAFNPPAGNGTPVLANAQLTTSFERNTASWGGGAIATMGVNTAVNFNRTVKFTSNTASAGGGAIMADQNSVINLNGKSLFLGNNSGSIQNEYGASGGGAVFVANSAVVNFSTSSTVSFTSNTAANYGGALSLKRYGTANFYGNISDFIGNNATYGGAAALFSNSNSYGGSLLNFIGGQVSFAKNTATYGGAIYVGGYPTISLVNFSQTTVTFANNTANLGGAIYVGESNAANRIEFNNSRVVFASNAATGADKSEIYIVNSGSYSGYNVPGEVIFNGGTVVFSSYTGTIGKFVNDWSRVTFNPDVIEFSNNINLSSIYDWNVFKNYKINAIGNTGGFLDIINQNISFNNNLNVIGNNAGSMASADGSALYIATGVVTFSQLNASGNKSRGALSAMYSKVYFNGASQFYDNAVSFGPGGAVSVQYSSVVFNQNVTFTSNATAIYGGAVYADRSDILFNAYANFVNNYANGSGGAVAAYDNAYIQFANVDFTNNSTFAGGALLADYASNVVFNGATNFTANKTDGKGGAIYASSSVITFSNTSVSSFIGNSSDKSNGGALYLNSAVTNFNGDAYFANNSVGNVNISTTYIDGVLDWISYGSDETYYYKSLSEHGDGGAIYLNSNSALNFNSQSTEFVGNGGEYKSINTYLDTYHSISGTGGTQYGGAIYQATGSSINFNNGLVKFVGNTAGTGGAVYSNSGSLLSFNNSTVIFEGNTATSEYSPPAYYYRGGAMVLYGLTKFDNVKGVFSNNYSPVGAGAIAVGDQGYTGTYGIPNNIDFNAYRNNLKISNSTISFHSNSSVYSEKSSYPSGFGGAWGIGDNAIVRVDFSNINFTSNTAQSGGAIQAYSSKIIFNDGETNFVGNEAKGSTGGAIEALGSSIDFINGIVNFSLNKSSAAGGAINTRTNGGGGYHYQSMTSWVRLAASSISFVNEQAAFTNNIAGTSGGAIYFASGDDLDDVFVDGRLVTSYKGKLLFDSSTATFKNNVAGEYGGALYLAPNGITVFNNTYAQFLGNTALGGGAITVSSASLKFVNSNVEFSSNASMFQAAVPFYRGGGALEIKDGSNVSFESSTIKFNNNVSIAYGGAIGVGSMGDYPPQETRSFLSFKNSTVEFTNNGAIGSYLSTTQGGALYSGNSDVTFENSKTLFANNTAVFYYPGPMYDSEGNLITIGGSGRGGAANVIWSKLNFTKTTGFTESNAVKFSSNTATLAGALYIAGSTVNIKSDNVEFSGNVARSTGGAVYIAGYGYLSYSIGLLNYSNAYLNIVADTISFVGNSAAKDGGAIYANAGSSITLSGGNILFTGNTANGKPNDIYAENSYFNFNLASGQYARLEGGIVATGADNTIVKTGAGDLTLSGISRLNGTFNILAGTFSLDRASFTFETGTFNLATQNRTIVTNNSVVTIADSVNSDGSKLNFSNKSTTDNGGALYNTYSNIYIGAPVEFANNSANFYGGALFVLGGITTFNNDVAFKNNTARAAGGALISDLNSTVNFYGDNVLFINNGTTDGNGQSYQGGGAIYANRAGGIVNFYGGNVLFSTNSTGRDGGAIYANNYGSVNFSSSNVSFINNQAQYGGAISVRSGNISLNGAAGFINNKASTYGGAIFMSGGVVTLAATTGDILFASNTANGAANDIFLGGSNLTINFGGANNIVLNGGIKTDVNSSNVTINKTGAGQLYLTGSNYIKGNSNITGGALVIANSNFEYDGGNLNVNGTSGYRPYDSDIINAGVRIFNSQASFNNVDMNISGNSSSVVMSSVPFYMNPTYRFEAAYGGAMSVHNSTVVFGGAAQFTNNSIVGGGYNNSVYNNSHGGALGILQSNVDFNGDVLFAENTAGVGLDRHGNAGAVYIGSSTVNFNAKTAFVNNTAGRGAYAAPGNGSGIYAENSRIYFNGISSFTGNAGQNATAGAGIYLAQSTLAFTADAYFANSAGSGGGIYARGSYINFANSNISFINNGGGYGSLNGSYALSIEGSSLVEFDNARAYFIGNMGGLGVAASTVVFNGGSALFQNNKIDVAGAAINLRSGVIDFNYATVEFTGNKYQSGDSMAPEEYRGLGGAIYATAGLINFTDSQVYFTSNTARNGSVIYAIRGSTVNFVGGNVTFAYNVSTDSGAANIYVDETSTVTFVNTGRAYFSNASARSGGAVALHAAALSHDAAANYVANRAEENGGAIAAFEGSTVSFKNISANFSDNLSSVGGAIYAYKANVTFGEESASPSPLRAPAFAPQKVVLNNPTITFANNVALSSGGASAYVEAILEAKNATMLFINNRAQYSGGAIYSEKSTITISGKGEYINNQAGTQGGAIYLTGSTIILSAATGEILFKGNTANGVANDIYLDNDSLLNFNAAGANKIILEGGINSSASGANINVTKTGSGILQLGGANEVYGTFSITDGETAFIKSASYKGTTLSATGSGVLNAANAKANIIEVTNFESTNELKLDIFANGASDKIYANNATLGGNLYVRAGVGVYENEVFNFISASNTVTGTFATNIITGSGLTTNYDYATPGLVKVTVSGVNQSNFRNFTGLSYNAQETAKALDKISITRSGAIIDIINEAVFAGEAEQKALLTATSGYFIANVIRGAGQSDKEEVYNRINNDQKQSAWAQGGLSSAKYGEDANSVGEVKVKNNAFAAGYDAFAGEKTLIGVYGKYNAGSVEQAGNKADVSNVGLGVYGGYVADKYEFKALISGSYDSYDTTRYIAGDIAKGDFGGFSVGADVEAAFKEEVVANINLRPYVGIEAKNINYGSFKEETASALGLEVESGNYFRSAARAGLGVSYDNKIVNVFINGEAKYLIAGKDSEIEASVADTKFNSKSYEENGLLYGASIGAEVKVYKELKVFINGNYLTADNYENITGKAGISFNVK; via the coding sequence ATGAAAAGATTACTGTTTTTAACTCTTGCGTTGTCATTCGCGTTTGTTTTTGCAACGTCGGTAAAAGCCGAAACTTATACCGGAGATTTTCTGTTATATGACGGTTTGAGCGTGAATACAAACGGCGGGGCGTTGTATCTTCCTGGAGGACAGACTACTTTTGATACACTGATTACTTCTTTTACAAATAACAGCTCCGGATATTACGGTTCCGGCGGCGCAATATTTATTGGCAGAAACGGCCAGTATGCCACATTAATTTTTAATGGCGACACGTATTTCGGCAATAACTCTAAAAATGCAATAGTTGTAGATTACGGTTCAAAAGTTTACTTCAACGGGCATACTCACATATTTGAAAATAACACTCCAAATGCCATTTCTTTTGGCGGTAACGATGAAACTTTGGTGCAGTTTTCGTCGGCAAATGTGTTTTTTAGAAATAATGCTATTAGCGCTAACGGTTTTTCAGGCAATTATGCGGCGGGTGTGCCGGGCGTGCCTGACAGCAGCTATATAATTTTTAACAATTCAACAGTTACGTTTACAAATAGAAACGGCAGCACGTTTGTGGAATCTGCCAATAACGGAGCAGTGTTTAACGGCGGAACTGTAATTTTTGACAGCAATTCTGTCTCAATAAATTTTTCAAACAGCTTTGACCAAATTGTTTTTAACCCTAACAGCGTAGAATTCAACTATAACTATTCCAACGGTAACGGCATACAAGTAAAAGATTTGGACAGGTTTTTAAACTTTAAACTTTCAGCCGCCGGCAATAAATCTCAAAACGGCGGCTTCTTAAATTTTGTAAGCACAAGCGTAGTTTTCAATAAAGAAATAGAATTTATCGGAAATTCGGCTGTTAACGGCGGCGCAATTTACGCCGACAACTCGGTTTTAACTTTTAATAATAAAACTACTTTTAAAAATAACGCTTCGCAAAACTCAGGCGGAGCAATTTATTTACAAAATTCTACTGCAAATTTTAACAGCGCAAACGGAGAAATATTATTCTCTTCTAACTCATCTCAAGGGAAAGTAAACGATATATATGCAAACAACTCTGTTTTGAATTTCAATACGGTAAACAATGCAATAACAGTCAGCAACATAAAAACCGAAAATTTTTCTTATATAAATAAAACCGGCAACGGAACTTTGTATTTTGATTGGGACGCTTATAACAACGGTTATAATTCTACAACCTTAAATAATACAATATTTGATATTTCCGCAGGGACAGTTACCGTGTATTCGTATTACGAGCAGTCAAAAGGGGCTTTAATAGCAAACAATGCGTATCTTAATTTTGGAACGGTTATTTTTACAAGTAATACTAATAATAACGGCGGCGCTGTTTACGCAAACAATGCAAATGTATCTGTTGCCGGCATGACAGCGGCTTTTGAAGGGAACGTAGCTGCAAACTCCGGCGGCGCAATTTATGCTTCAAACTCAATAGTAAAATTCGGAAATTTGACTACAAGGTTTGATTCTAATAAAGCTGCATTCGGCGGCGCAATTGCAATAAGCGGAGGAAGTTTAGAGCTTAACAATGGCGTTACTACTAATATGCAGTTTGGTCCTACATTTATAAAGAATTCCGCAACAAATAACGGCGGTGCAATTTATGCTATAGACGGCGCAAAAATAAATGACACTAATTATAATGTGATTACTGCATTTAATCCTCCTGCAGGCAACGGAACTCCTGTATTGGCTAACGCCCAGCTTACAACTTCTTTTGAAAGAAATACTGCTTCATGGGGCGGCGGCGCTATAGCGACTATGGGAGTAAATACTGCGGTTAATTTTAACAGAACGGTAAAGTTTACCTCTAATACTGCAAGCGCCGGAGGCGGCGCTATTATGGCTGACCAAAATTCGGTAATTAACTTGAACGGAAAGTCGTTATTTTTAGGAAATAATTCAGGCAGTATCCAAAATGAATACGGAGCTTCCGGCGGCGGAGCAGTTTTTGTTGCCAATAGCGCCGTTGTGAATTTTTCAACATCTTCAACAGTTTCTTTTACAAGCAACACTGCTGCCAATTACGGCGGAGCGTTAAGCTTAAAACGTTACGGTACGGCTAATTTTTACGGAAACATCTCTGACTTTATCGGAAATAATGCAACTTACGGCGGCGCAGCGGCGTTATTTTCTAACTCAAACAGCTACGGTGGAAGCTTGCTGAATTTTATAGGCGGGCAAGTTAGTTTCGCAAAAAATACCGCTACCTATGGCGGAGCAATATATGTTGGCGGTTACCCTACAATTTCATTGGTAAATTTCTCACAGACAACCGTCACGTTTGCAAACAATACTGCAAACCTTGGCGGTGCAATTTATGTAGGAGAATCAAACGCCGCAAATAGAATTGAGTTTAACAACTCAAGAGTAGTTTTTGCAAGCAACGCTGCCACAGGCGCGGATAAATCTGAAATATATATCGTAAACAGCGGTTCATATTCCGGCTACAATGTCCCCGGAGAAGTAATTTTTAACGGTGGAACGGTAGTGTTTTCAAGTTATACCGGCACAATCGGAAAATTTGTTAACGACTGGAGCCGCGTAACTTTTAATCCTGATGTTATAGAGTTTTCAAATAATATTAATCTTTCTTCAATTTACGATTGGAATGTGTTTAAAAATTATAAGATTAACGCAATAGGGAACACCGGCGGATTTTTAGATATTATCAATCAAAATATTTCGTTTAATAATAATTTAAATGTAATAGGTAACAATGCTGGAAGCATGGCGTCTGCCGATGGATCTGCGTTGTATATAGCAACCGGCGTTGTAACATTTTCGCAGCTGAATGCTTCAGGAAATAAATCGCGCGGAGCTTTAAGCGCAATGTATTCTAAAGTATATTTTAACGGAGCCTCCCAATTCTATGATAATGCAGTTTCTTTCGGTCCCGGCGGTGCGGTTAGTGTTCAATATAGCTCGGTTGTGTTTAATCAAAATGTAACTTTTACAAGTAATGCCACAGCTATTTATGGCGGCGCAGTATATGCCGATAGAAGTGATATTTTATTTAATGCTTATGCGAATTTTGTGAACAACTATGCCAACGGCAGCGGCGGCGCGGTTGCTGCTTATGATAATGCGTATATTCAGTTTGCAAATGTGGATTTCACAAATAATTCTACATTTGCCGGCGGAGCTTTGCTTGCAGATTATGCAAGTAACGTAGTGTTTAACGGCGCAACCAATTTTACAGCAAATAAAACTGACGGTAAAGGCGGCGCTATTTACGCTTCATCTTCGGTAATAACATTTAGCAATACTTCAGTTTCGTCATTTATCGGAAATAGTTCAGATAAAAGTAATGGCGGCGCGCTGTATTTGAATTCAGCGGTAACTAATTTCAACGGCGATGCTTATTTTGCCAATAACAGCGTAGGCAACGTAAATATAAGCACAACGTATATAGACGGTGTTCTTGATTGGATATCGTATGGCTCTGATGAAACTTATTATTACAAGAGTCTTAGTGAGCACGGTGATGGCGGAGCTATATATTTAAACAGTAATTCTGCTTTGAATTTCAACAGTCAAAGCACGGAGTTTGTCGGCAACGGCGGAGAGTATAAATCAATTAATACTTATTTAGATACTTATCATTCTATCTCCGGCACAGGTGGAACTCAATATGGCGGAGCCATATATCAAGCAACAGGCTCTTCTATAAATTTTAACAACGGTTTAGTAAAGTTTGTAGGAAATACGGCGGGCACCGGCGGAGCGGTGTATTCAAATTCCGGAAGTTTGCTTAGTTTTAATAATTCAACGGTGATATTTGAAGGAAATACTGCAACATCGGAATATAGTCCGCCGGCATATTACTATAGAGGCGGAGCTATGGTGTTATACGGCTTAACCAAATTTGATAATGTAAAAGGCGTTTTTAGTAACAACTATTCTCCGGTCGGCGCGGGCGCAATAGCTGTTGGAGATCAAGGCTATACGGGCACATACGGAATTCCTAATAATATAGATTTTAATGCATATAGAAATAATTTAAAAATATCTAATTCAACAATATCATTTCATTCCAATTCTTCAGTTTATTCTGAAAAATCTTCTTACCCTTCAGGTTTTGGCGGAGCGTGGGGCATTGGCGACAATGCAATTGTCCGCGTAGATTTTAGCAATATTAATTTTACAAGTAATACGGCGCAGAGCGGCGGAGCCATACAAGCATATTCCTCAAAAATTATTTTTAACGACGGAGAAACAAATTTTGTCGGCAATGAAGCTAAAGGATCTACCGGCGGAGCTATTGAGGCGCTCGGATCAAGTATTGATTTTATAAACGGCATAGTAAATTTTAGCTTGAACAAATCTTCCGCAGCAGGCGGCGCCATAAATACTAGAACAAACGGCGGAGGCGGTTATCATTATCAAAGCATGACATCTTGGGTGCGTCTGGCAGCCTCTTCTATTTCATTTGTTAATGAACAAGCTGCATTTACAAATAATATTGCAGGCACATCCGGCGGTGCAATATATTTTGCTTCAGGCGATGATCTTGACGATGTTTTTGTGGATGGTCGTTTAGTAACGAGTTATAAAGGTAAATTGTTGTTTGACAGCAGCACAGCGACATTTAAAAACAACGTCGCAGGCGAATACGGCGGCGCGCTGTATTTGGCGCCTAACGGCATAACTGTTTTCAACAATACTTATGCTCAGTTTTTAGGAAACACCGCTCTTGGCGGCGGCGCAATAACCGTTTCAAGTGCGTCATTGAAGTTTGTAAATTCTAACGTTGAATTTTCTTCTAATGCGTCTATGTTTCAAGCTGCAGTTCCTTTTTATCGCGGAGGCGGCGCTTTGGAAATAAAAGACGGATCAAATGTAAGTTTTGAAAGCTCCACAATAAAATTTAACAACAATGTTTCTATTGCGTATGGAGGAGCAATAGGCGTAGGCTCTATGGGTGATTATCCTCCGCAAGAAACAAGAAGCTTTTTGAGTTTCAAAAATTCTACAGTTGAATTTACAAATAACGGAGCAATAGGCAGCTATTTGTCAACCACTCAAGGCGGAGCTTTATATAGCGGCAATTCCGATGTAACTTTTGAAAATAGTAAAACGTTGTTTGCAAATAATACCGCTGTGTTCTATTACCCCGGACCTATGTATGATTCCGAAGGCAATCTTATTACTATCGGCGGCAGCGGTAGGGGCGGCGCAGCAAATGTAATATGGAGTAAGTTGAATTTCACAAAAACAACAGGGTTTACGGAAAGCAATGCTGTTAAGTTTAGCAGTAATACGGCTACTTTGGCGGGAGCGCTTTACATAGCCGGTTCAACTGTAAATATTAAATCTGACAATGTAGAATTTTCCGGAAACGTTGCCCGTTCTACCGGCGGTGCGGTTTATATAGCCGGATATGGCTACTTATCCTATAGCATAGGTCTTTTAAATTACAGCAACGCATACTTAAATATAGTTGCGGATACAATTTCCTTTGTAGGCAATTCGGCTGCTAAAGACGGCGGCGCAATATATGCAAACGCCGGCAGCAGCATAACTTTATCCGGCGGCAATATTTTATTTACCGGAAATACCGCAAACGGTAAACCTAATGATATCTACGCTGAAAACTCATATTTCAACTTTAACCTTGCATCCGGACAATACGCAAGACTTGAAGGCGGAATTGTTGCAACCGGCGCAGATAATACCATTGTAAAAACCGGAGCAGGAGATTTAACTTTAAGCGGAATAAGCCGTTTAAACGGAACTTTTAATATTCTTGCGGGAACTTTTTCTTTAGATCGCGCATCTTTTACGTTTGAAACCGGAACGTTCAACCTTGCAACGCAAAACAGAACCATAGTTACAAATAATTCAGTTGTAACAATTGCCGACAGCGTAAATTCCGACGGTTCTAAATTGAATTTTTCAAATAAGAGCACAACTGATAACGGCGGCGCGTTGTATAACACTTACTCTAATATTTATATAGGCGCTCCTGTTGAATTTGCAAATAACAGCGCTAATTTTTACGGCGGCGCGTTGTTTGTTCTTGGCGGCATTACAACATTTAATAATGATGTTGCTTTTAAAAACAATACGGCAAGAGCGGCAGGCGGCGCGTTAATTTCAGATTTGAATTCAACTGTAAATTTTTACGGCGACAATGTATTATTTATAAACAATGGAACCACTGACGGAAACGGTCAATCTTACCAGGGCGGCGGAGCTATTTACGCAAATAGAGCCGGCGGAATTGTAAATTTCTACGGCGGAAATGTTTTGTTTTCAACAAACTCTACCGGACGTGACGGCGGCGCAATTTACGCCAACAATTACGGAAGCGTCAATTTCTCTTCAAGTAATGTAAGTTTTATAAATAACCAAGCTCAATACGGCGGCGCCATAAGCGTTAGAAGCGGCAACATTTCTCTTAACGGCGCGGCAGGCTTTATAAATAACAAAGCGTCAACATACGGCGGCGCAATATTTATGTCCGGCGGAGTTGTTACTCTTGCAGCTACAACAGGCGATATTCTATTTGCGTCAAACACCGCAAACGGAGCCGCAAACGATATATTCCTTGGCGGAAGCAACTTAACAATAAACTTTGGCGGAGCTAACAATATAGTATTAAACGGCGGCATAAAAACTGATGTCAACTCAAGTAATGTTACCATAAACAAAACAGGCGCGGGACAGCTTTACTTAACCGGCAGTAACTATATAAAAGGAAACTCTAACATAACCGGCGGCGCATTGGTAATAGCAAATTCCAATTTTGAATACGACGGCGGTAATCTCAATGTAAACGGAACTTCCGGATATAGACCATATGATAGCGATATTATTAATGCCGGTGTAAGAATATTCAATTCGCAAGCTTCGTTTAATAATGTTGATATGAATATATCCGGTAATTCTTCTTCTGTAGTAATGTCGTCTGTCCCTTTTTATATGAATCCAACGTATAGATTTGAGGCGGCTTACGGCGGAGCTATGTCGGTGCATAACAGTACTGTTGTTTTCGGCGGCGCAGCTCAATTCACAAATAACTCTATTGTAGGCGGAGGTTATAATAATTCGGTTTATAACAATTCGCACGGCGGCGCATTGGGAATTTTGCAAAGCAATGTTGATTTTAACGGCGATGTTTTGTTTGCGGAAAATACCGCGGGCGTGGGTTTAGATAGACATGGCAATGCAGGGGCGGTATATATAGGTTCAAGCACGGTCAACTTCAATGCTAAAACTGCGTTTGTAAACAATACTGCAGGCAGAGGAGCGTATGCGGCTCCGGGTAACGGAAGCGGAATATACGCAGAAAATTCTCGAATCTATTTTAATGGTATTTCTTCGTTTACGGGAAACGCAGGGCAAAATGCTACTGCAGGCGCCGGAATTTACCTTGCACAAAGCACTCTCGCGTTTACAGCTGACGCATATTTTGCCAACAGCGCAGGCAGCGGCGGTGGAATTTATGCGCGGGGCTCATATATAAATTTTGCAAATAGTAATATAAGTTTTATAAATAACGGCGGCGGCTATGGTTCACTGAACGGCTCTTATGCTTTGAGCATTGAAGGGTCTTCTCTTGTTGAATTTGATAATGCTCGCGCATATTTTATAGGCAACATGGGCGGGTTGGGCGTAGCTGCCTCAACGGTTGTGTTTAATGGCGGGTCTGCGTTATTTCAAAACAACAAAATAGATGTAGCGGGCGCAGCTATAAACCTTAGAAGCGGGGTTATAGATTTTAACTACGCAACTGTTGAATTTACGGGTAATAAATATCAAAGCGGAGACTCAATGGCGCCGGAAGAATACCGAGGCTTGGGCGGCGCAATATATGCAACTGCCGGATTAATTAATTTTACAGATTCGCAAGTATATTTCACAAGCAATACAGCGCGCAACGGAAGCGTAATTTATGCGATACGCGGCAGCACGGTAAATTTTGTAGGCGGCAACGTAACGTTTGCATATAACGTTTCTACCGACAGCGGAGCTGCAAATATTTATGTTGATGAAACTTCTACGGTAACGTTTGTAAATACCGGAAGAGCGTATTTCTCTAACGCGTCGGCGCGAAGCGGCGGGGCGGTGGCATTGCATGCGGCGGCTCTTTCTCACGACGCAGCGGCAAATTACGTGGCTAACCGCGCAGAAGAAAACGGCGGAGCGATAGCGGCATTTGAAGGCTCAACGGTATCGTTTAAAAATATATCCGCAAATTTCAGCGACAATTTGTCAAGCGTAGGCGGAGCAATTTACGCTTATAAAGCTAACGTAACGTTCGGCGAAGAAAGCGCGTCGCCAAGCCCGTTAAGAGCTCCGGCTTTTGCGCCTCAAAAAGTTGTTTTGAATAATCCTACAATAACATTTGCAAACAACGTCGCGCTTTCAAGCGGCGGGGCGTCGGCATATGTTGAAGCAATTCTTGAAGCGAAAAATGCAACGATGTTATTTATAAACAACAGAGCGCAGTATTCCGGCGGAGCAATATATTCCGAAAAATCAACAATAACAATTTCAGGAAAAGGCGAATACATTAACAACCAAGCCGGCACGCAGGGCGGAGCGATATACTTAACGGGCAGCACAATAATATTGTCGGCAGCGACAGGGGAAATATTGTTTAAAGGCAACACAGCCAACGGCGTAGCAAACGACATATACCTTGATAATGATTCGCTGTTAAATTTCAACGCTGCAGGCGCAAACAAAATAATACTTGAAGGCGGCATCAACAGCAGCGCCTCGGGCGCAAATATAAACGTAACTAAAACCGGCAGCGGCATATTGCAACTTGGCGGAGCAAACGAAGTTTACGGAACGTTTAGCATAACCGACGGCGAAACAGCGTTTATAAAATCGGCAAGCTATAAAGGAACAACGCTTTCGGCAACAGGAAGCGGCGTGCTGAACGCAGCCAACGCAAAAGCAAATATAATAGAAGTAACAAACTTTGAAAGTACAAACGAATTGAAGCTGGATATATTTGCAAACGGAGCAAGCGATAAAATATACGCAAACAACGCAACGCTCGGCGGTAACTTGTATGTAAGAGCAGGTGTAGGCGTGTATGAAAATGAAGTATTTAATTTCATATCAGCCAGCAATACGGTAACGGGAACGTTTGCAACAAACATCATAACAGGAAGCGGTTTAACAACAAACTACGACTACGCAACGCCGGGCTTGGTGAAAGTAACGGTAAGCGGCGTAAATCAAAGCAACTTCAGAAATTTCACAGGATTAAGCTATAACGCGCAGGAAACCGCAAAAGCGTTGGATAAAATATCAATAACAAGAAGCGGCGCAATAATAGATATAATAAATGAAGCGGTCTTTGCCGGCGAAGCCGAGCAAAAAGCGTTGCTGACAGCGACAAGCGGATATTTTATAGCCAACGTAATAAGAGGGGCAGGACAGTCGGACAAAGAAGAAGTGTATAACAGAATAAACAACGACCAGAAACAATCGGCGTGGGCGCAGGGCGGGTTAAGCAGCGCAAAATACGGCGAAGACGCGAATTCAGTAGGGGAAGTGAAAGTAAAAAATAACGCATTTGCCGCAGGTTACGACGCATTCGCCGGCGAGAAAACGCTGATAGGCGTTTACGGTAAATACAATGCGGGAAGCGTAGAACAAGCAGGCAACAAAGCGGACGTGTCAAACGTAGGCTTGGGCGTTTACGGCGGCTACGTAGCCGATAAGTATGAATTCAAAGCGTTGATAAGCGGAAGCTACGACAGTTATGATACAACAAGATACATAGCAGGCGACATAGCCAAAGGCGATTTTGGAGGGTTTAGCGTAGGAGCGGACGTAGAAGCGGCGTTCAAAGAAGAAGTGGTGGCAAACATAAACTTAAGACCATACGTAGGAATAGAAGCCAAGAATATAAACTACGGAAGTTTTAAAGAAGAAACGGCAAGCGCGTTAGGATTAGAAGTGGAAAGCGGCAACTATTTCAGAAGCGCGGCAAGAGCAGGTTTGGGAGTAAGTTACGACAACAAGATAGTAAACGTATTTATCAACGGCGAAGCGAAATACTTAATAGCGGGCAAAGACAGCGAAATAGAAGCAAGCGTAGCCGACACAAAATTTAACAGCAAAAGCTACGAAGAAAACGGTTTGTTGTACGGAGCGTCAATAGGAGCGGAAGTAAAAGTGTATAAAGAGTTGAAAGTATTCATAAACGGCAACTACCTAACGGCCGACAACTACGAAAACATAACAGGAAAAGCAGGAATAAGTTTTAACGTGAAATAA